Proteins co-encoded in one Brassica oleracea var. oleracea cultivar TO1000 chromosome C4, BOL, whole genome shotgun sequence genomic window:
- the LOC106342671 gene encoding AMP deaminase: MEPNIYQLALAALFGASFVAVSGFFMHFKALNLVLERGREKKDTNNNTEGGDSPQHQSQSLSRRRSQVRRKGLSPASLPDATPFTAATDGGGGDAGRTNGHVCVDEIPPGLPRLHTPSEGRSSVHGTNSIRKTGSFVRPISPKSPVASASAFESMGESDDDDNLTDTAGLDASYLQTNGDLPADATEEQISMAASSMIRSHSVSGDLHGVQPDPIAADILRKEPEQETFVRLNVPLEVPTSDEVEAYKCLQECLELRKRYVFQETVAPWEKEVISDPSTPKPNLEPFAHYPQGKSDHHFEMLDGVVHVFPNKDVKEELFPVADATAFFTDLHHVLKVIAAGNMRTLCHRRLVLLEQKFNLHLMLNADKEFLAQKSAPHRDFYNVRKVDTHVHHSACMNQKHLLRFIKSKLRKEPDEVVIFRDGTYLTLKEVFESLDLTGYDLNVDLLDVHADKSTFHRFDKFNLKYNPCGQSRLREIFLKQDNLIQGRFLGEITKQVFSDLEASKYQMAEYRISIYGRKMSEWDQLASWIVNNDLYSENVVWLIQLPRLYNIYKDMGIVTSFQNILDNIFIPLFEATVDPDSHPQLHVFLKQVVGFDLVDDESKPERRPTKHMPTPAQWTNAFNPAFSYYVYYCYANLYVLNKLRESKGMTTITLRPHSGEAGDIDHLAATFLTCHSIAHGINLRKSPVLQYLYYLAQIGLAMSPLSNNSLFLDYHRNPFPVFFLRGLNVSLSTDDPLQIHLTKEPLVEEYSIAASVWKLSSCDLCEIARNSVYQSGFSHALKSHWIGKDYYKRGPDGNDIHKTNVPHIRVEFRDTIWKEEMQQVYLGKAVISDEVVP, from the exons ATGGAACCCAATATTTACCAACTTGCCCTCGCGGCTCTCTTCGGCGCCTCCTTCGTTGCTGTTTCAGGGTTCTTCATGCACTTCAAGGCCCTGAATCTCGTCCTCGAGCGTGGTAGAGAGAAGAAAGACACCAACAACAACACCGAAGGAGGAGACTCGCCGCAGCATCAAAGTCAGAGCCTTTCGAGGCGGCGGAGCCAAGTCAGAAGGAAAGGTCTCAGCCCCGCTTCTCTTCCGGATGCTACTCCCTTCACCGCAGCCACCGATGGCGGCGGCGGTGATGCAGGGCGTACCAACGGCCATGTTTGTGTCGATGAGATTCCTCCTGGTTTGCCTAGGCTTCATACTCCATCTGAAG GGAGATCTTCTGTACATGGGACTAATAGTATCAGGAAAACTGGAAGCTTTGTTAGACCAATCTCTCCCAAGTCTCCTGTTGCTAGTGCGAGTGCCTTTGAGAGTATGGGAGAGTCAGATGATGATGATAATTTGACTGATACTGCCGGTTTGGATGCTTCTTACTTGCAAACTAATGGGGACTTG CCTGCGGATGCAACTGAAGAGCAAATATCTATGGCTGCTTCAAGCATGATTCGTTCACACAGTGTGTCTGGTGACCTACATGGAGTTCAGCCTGATCCTATTGCTGCTGATATTCTCCGTAAAGAGCCTGAGCAAGAGACCTTTGTCCGTCTTAATGTTCCTCTTG AGGTACCAACGTCTGATGAGGTTGAAGCCTACAAATGTCTTCAAGAATGTCTTGAACTGCGGAAGAGATATGTCTTCCAAGAGACAGTTGCGCCATGGGAAAAAGAAGTCATATCTGATCCTAGTACCCCAAAGCCTAACTTAGAGCCATTTGCACATTATCCTCAAGGAAAGTCTGAT CATCATTTTGAGATGCTAGATGGAGTAGTCCACGTGTTTCCTAATAAAGATG TCAAAGAAGAGCTCTTCCCTGTAGCTGATGCCACAGCCTTTTTCACTGACTTGCACCACGTACTCAAAGTCATAGCTGCTGGAAACATGAGGACTCTGTGCCACCGTCGTCTAGTGCTCCTAGAACAG AAATTTAATCTCCATTTGATGCTTAATGCGGATAAAGAGTTCCTCGCCCAAAAAAGTGCACCGCATCGTGATTTCTATAACGTTAGGAAAGTCGACACTCATGTTCATCATTCAGCTTGCATGAACCAGAAACACCTCTTAAGGTTTATCAAGTCGAAGCTCAGGAAAGAACCTGATGAG GTTGTCATATTTAGGGATGGAACATATTTGACCTTAAAAGAAGTTTTTGAGAGCCTGGATTTGACTGG ATATGATCTTAACGTGGACCTTTTGGATGTTCACGCTGATAAGAGCACCTTTCATCGCTTTGACAAGTTCAACCTCAAGTACAATCCATGTGGTCAAAGTAGGCTGAGAGAAATTTTCCTTAAACAGGATAATCTCATCCAAG GTCGTTTTCTTGGTGAGATAACAAAACAAGTTTTCTCCGACCTTGAAGCTAGCAAATATCAG ATGGCTGAATACAGAATATCTATATACGGCAGAAAAATGAGCGAGTGGGACCAACTGGCTAGTTGGATTGTGAACAATGATCTATACAGTGAGAACGTTGTCTGGTTGATTCAG CTCCCACGCTTGTACAACATCTACAAGGATATGGGTATTGTGACATCGTTCCAGAATATCCTTGACAATATATTCATTCCTCTGTTTGAAGCCACGGTGGATCCGGATTCGCATCCCCAGCTCCATGTTTTTCTGAAGCAG GTTGTTGGATTTGATTTGGTCGATGATGAAAGCAAACCTGAGAGACGTCCCACGAAACACATGCCCACTCCAGCTCAATGGACTAACGCATTTAATCCTGCCTTTTCGTACTATGTCTACTACTGTTACGCTAATCTCTATGTGCTAAACAAG CTTCGGGAGTCAAAGGGCATGACAACGATCACACTACGGCCACATTCTGGGGAG GCTGGTGACATTGACCACTTGGCTGCTACATTCCTCACATGCCACAGCATCGCTCATGGAATCAATCTACGAAAGTCTCCTGTGCTTCAGTATCTTTACTACCTCGCCCAG ATTGGTCTGGCCATGTCTCCACTGAGCAACAACTCTCTGTTTCTAGACTACCACAGAAACCCGTTTCCTGTGTTTTTCTTAAGAGGTCTCAATGTTTCCCTGTCCACGGATGATCCCCTTCAGATTCACTTGACCAAAGAACCTCTCGTGGAAGAGTACAGCATTGCTGCCTCG GTTTGGAAGCTGAGTTCGTGTGACCTGTGCGAGATAGCTCGTAACTCAGTGTATCAGTCAGGTTTCTCACATGCCCTCAAG TCGCACTGGATTGGAAAAGACTACTACAAAAGAGGACCTGATGGAAACGACATTCACAAAACAAATGTACCTCACATCAGGGTGGAGTTCCGTGACACG ATATGGAAAGAGGAGATGCAACAGGTTTATTTGGGAAAGGCTGTTATCTCTGATGAAGTTGTTCCATAA
- the LOC106339966 gene encoding trihelix transcription factor GT-3b-like, producing the protein MDQHQLHQLHYLNKHHHQLHPQSQTPELASPATGDRFPQWSVEETKELIAIRGELDQTFMETKRNKLLWEDVSNKMRNKSFLRSPEQCKCKWKNLVTRFKGCETMDEEIAKQQFPFYDDMHIIFASRMQRMIWAESEGGGGTSGATRKRSQSEQFSSDEEEENVNEELVDISNEPKTQNPKKNIAKKRKGGISNSSGGANNSVREVLDEFMRHQMRMENEWRERWEAREKERAEKEEEWRRKMEELEKDRMAMERMWRDREEQRRSREDLRAEKRDSLINALLAKLTRDGSL; encoded by the exons ATGGATCAGCATCAGCTTCACCAGCTTCACTACCTCAACAAACATCATCACCAACTTCATCCTCAATCTCAAACGCCTGAACTAGCTTCTCCGGCTACAGGGGATAGGTTTCCACAGTGGAGCGTAGAAGAGACTAAGGAGTTGATAGCCATAAGAGGAGAGCTGGATCAAACTTTCATGGAGACAAAGAGGAACAAGCTTCTTTGGGAAGATGTCTCTAACAAGATGAGAAACAAAAGCTTTCTTCGTAGCCCTGAACAGTGCAAGTGCAAGTGGAAGAACCTCGTCACTCGCTTTAAG GGATGTGAGACAATGGATGAAGAGATAGCAAAACAACAATTCCCTTTTTATGATGATATGCATATTATATTTGCAAGTAGAATGCAAAGAATGATATGGGCCGAATCCGAGGGAGGAGGGGGAACAAGCGGCGCAACGAGAAAGAGAAGTCAGTCGGAGCAGTTCTCTTCAGATGAAGAAGAAGAGAACGTGAATGAAGAGCTAGTAGATATCAGCAATGAACCCAAAACCCAAAACCCGAAAAAGAACATTGCAAAGAAGCGAAAAGGCGGTATTAGTAATAGTAGTGGTGGTGCTAATAATAGTGTAAGAGAGGTTTTAGATGAGTTTATGAGACATCAGATGAGAATGGAGAATGAGTGGAGAGAAAGATGGGAGGCTAGGGAGAAGGAGAGAGCAGAGAAAGAAGAAGAGTGGAGAAGGAAGATGGAGGAGCTTGAGAAGGATAGGATGGCCATGGAGCGGATGTGGAGGGATAGAGAGGAGCAAAGGCGGTCGAGGGAGGACCTGAGGGCAGAGAAGAGGGATTCACTTATCAATGCATTGCTTGCAAAGCTTACTAGAGATGGTTCTCTTTAG